One Streptomyces sp. R28 DNA window includes the following coding sequences:
- a CDS encoding P-loop NTPase fold protein — MLLPDNPISGPDGDRFGFSTHAKVLCDAIATAEGLPLTIGVFGPWGMGKSSFMKVCEGLLKARDIRTVWFNPWKYDQKDEIWHALIQTVLTEIAQDLDNRRKSGEETPQERLGAALETVKRLSQAAAWLLARRTAGPLTAGFLGPGDVDAVQSALTAPGVETYLHVNRFEQDFKDVVNAYSDGGRLVLFIDDLDRCHEDAAITVLDSLKLFMGEGSCVFVLAMDYQVVADAAAKRFDSERTDGARGRQYLEKLIHFPFHLPVIPFESLQLHLHDEVTDPALTGSRELWELIEVAFTANPRRVRRFVNGLNHTALTLHEHNDPPGRERLLHAGTLLAFQIMHPDFYSALQRDPGVWARFDEAEFAKTELGGQDAELARRNPGVRRLIAAVSSRRTGFDFPPPPTATVIRLLTEVLTVAGGSAGAEGVARGA, encoded by the coding sequence ATGCTGCTGCCCGACAACCCGATTTCGGGACCGGACGGAGATCGTTTCGGATTCAGCACCCATGCCAAGGTGCTCTGCGACGCGATCGCGACCGCGGAGGGCCTGCCGTTGACCATCGGGGTCTTCGGGCCCTGGGGGATGGGCAAGTCGAGTTTCATGAAGGTCTGCGAGGGCCTGCTGAAAGCCCGCGACATCCGGACCGTCTGGTTCAATCCCTGGAAGTACGACCAGAAGGACGAGATCTGGCACGCGCTCATCCAGACCGTACTCACCGAGATCGCCCAGGACCTCGACAACCGACGGAAGTCCGGTGAGGAGACGCCACAGGAGCGGCTCGGCGCAGCCCTGGAGACGGTGAAGCGGCTGAGCCAGGCAGCGGCCTGGCTGCTCGCGCGCAGGACGGCGGGCCCCCTCACGGCGGGTTTCCTGGGCCCCGGGGACGTCGACGCCGTCCAGAGCGCGCTCACCGCACCGGGCGTGGAGACATATCTGCACGTCAACCGCTTTGAACAGGACTTCAAGGACGTCGTCAACGCATACTCCGACGGCGGTCGGCTCGTCCTGTTCATCGACGACCTGGACCGCTGCCACGAGGACGCGGCGATCACCGTGCTCGACTCCCTGAAACTCTTCATGGGAGAGGGCTCCTGTGTCTTCGTCCTCGCCATGGACTATCAGGTCGTCGCGGACGCGGCGGCCAAACGGTTCGACAGCGAACGTACGGACGGCGCGCGCGGCCGTCAGTACCTGGAGAAGCTGATCCACTTTCCGTTCCACCTGCCCGTGATCCCGTTCGAGTCACTGCAGCTGCACCTTCACGACGAGGTCACGGACCCGGCGCTGACGGGCTCACGCGAGCTCTGGGAGCTCATCGAGGTCGCCTTCACGGCCAACCCGCGACGTGTGCGCCGCTTCGTCAACGGCCTGAACCACACGGCCCTGACGCTGCACGAGCACAACGACCCGCCCGGGCGGGAGCGGCTGCTGCACGCGGGCACCCTCCTCGCGTTCCAGATCATGCACCCCGACTTCTACTCCGCCCTGCAGCGCGATCCCGGCGTCTGGGCGCGGTTCGACGAGGCCGAGTTCGCCAAGACCGAACTCGGTGGGCAGGACGCGGAGCTCGCCAGAAGGAACCCCGGGGTACGGCGGCTGATCGCGGCGGTGTCGTCGCGGCGCACGGGCTTCGACTTCCCCCCGCCGCCGACGGCCACCGTGATCAGACTGCTGACCGAGGTGTTGACGGTCGCCGGCGGATCGGCCGGGGCCGAGGGGGTGGCCCGTGGCGCGTGA
- a CDS encoding Hsp70 family protein, whose amino-acid sequence MARDTESDIGYAVGLDLGDGESSLCWLPTHGRSKARVYTRGTDGAAIVTALGRERLDQGGYRYVIGEAAVMAQNVLHFSVNFKSRPDPQDLAVPEAVQFAQILLTEFLSRHPEVRGNCVVYVGHPTGWDDVSVATYARHFSSMNVPVRLVAESQSALVHVRDRRGGRREERRLDRVLVVDIGSSTTDFTFVEDLIPRNLLVGSDLGCAVIDRELARMVREAFAGDEKFTTALGRDDSGEEMLLLACRRAKEAQFTGTDVRLQDLQVGCDPRFTPFLGPSLGWLRGVDIPGRVVRGPGGWAEGFADVLTEVRGLLGATEPELVVITGGGSRMPVARRLCLDAFPEATVESDTDPSQSVTRGLASVGRHRVNVARFRHDIHELKDRPEFEEKIRAGLLDAFDQARNTLLTRLLERADDDNADAEDEQDIDAFIRRLTGMDQVLARLRVRLNAELTPMALEICRRYDIRADQFMLELVLPGVIGTAISARIRPMWRTLRGAQSVLETIASMGGLGLYAMRFAMQSSKRLAHLGALGAVAGGVLALPKATEMAARKLIRTTLENAQLDPAEVSSVVTHVAEQITEQMDRRAEEVERFVSDRPGPEAGL is encoded by the coding sequence GTGGCGCGTGACACCGAATCCGACATCGGGTACGCGGTCGGCCTGGACCTCGGAGACGGGGAGAGTTCCCTGTGCTGGTTGCCGACGCACGGGCGGAGCAAAGCGCGGGTCTACACCAGGGGAACCGACGGCGCCGCCATCGTGACGGCCCTGGGGCGCGAGCGCCTGGACCAGGGCGGATACCGGTACGTCATCGGCGAAGCGGCCGTGATGGCGCAGAACGTCCTGCACTTCAGCGTGAACTTCAAGTCCCGGCCGGACCCGCAGGACCTGGCCGTCCCGGAAGCCGTCCAGTTCGCCCAGATCCTCCTCACCGAGTTCCTGTCCCGGCACCCCGAGGTCAGGGGGAACTGCGTGGTGTACGTCGGTCACCCCACGGGCTGGGACGACGTATCGGTGGCGACGTACGCCAGGCACTTTTCGTCGATGAACGTTCCCGTGCGGCTCGTGGCGGAGTCCCAGTCGGCGCTCGTGCACGTCAGGGACCGAAGAGGCGGGCGGCGGGAGGAACGCCGGCTCGACCGGGTCCTGGTCGTCGACATCGGCTCCTCCACGACCGACTTCACGTTCGTCGAGGACCTGATCCCCAGGAACCTTCTGGTGGGCTCGGATCTGGGCTGTGCCGTGATCGACCGGGAGCTCGCCAGGATGGTGCGGGAGGCGTTCGCGGGGGACGAAAAGTTCACCACGGCTCTTGGCCGGGACGACTCGGGGGAGGAGATGCTGCTGCTCGCGTGCCGCCGGGCGAAGGAAGCGCAGTTCACCGGGACGGATGTCCGCCTCCAGGATCTCCAGGTCGGCTGTGACCCCCGGTTCACCCCCTTCCTGGGCCCCTCTTTGGGCTGGCTCAGGGGCGTGGACATTCCAGGGCGCGTCGTGCGTGGGCCGGGCGGCTGGGCCGAGGGCTTCGCGGACGTGCTGACGGAGGTGCGGGGCCTGCTCGGCGCGACGGAGCCCGAGCTGGTGGTGATCACCGGAGGCGGATCGCGTATGCCTGTCGCACGCCGGCTGTGTCTCGACGCGTTCCCGGAGGCCACCGTCGAGAGCGACACCGACCCTTCCCAGTCCGTGACCCGGGGGCTCGCCAGCGTCGGACGGCACCGAGTCAACGTGGCACGGTTCCGGCACGACATCCATGAGCTCAAGGACCGGCCGGAGTTCGAGGAGAAGATCCGCGCCGGCCTGCTCGACGCGTTCGACCAGGCGAGGAACACCCTCCTGACCCGCCTGCTGGAAAGGGCCGACGACGACAACGCCGATGCCGAGGACGAACAGGACATCGACGCGTTCATCCGCCGGCTCACCGGGATGGACCAGGTGCTCGCTCGCCTGCGCGTACGCCTCAATGCCGAACTCACCCCCATGGCCCTGGAAATCTGCCGCAGATACGACATCAGGGCCGACCAGTTCATGCTGGAGCTCGTTCTGCCCGGGGTCATCGGCACCGCCATCAGCGCGCGGATCCGTCCCATGTGGCGCACGTTGCGTGGTGCCCAGTCCGTGCTCGAGACGATCGCAAGCATGGGGGGTCTCGGCCTTTATGCGATGAGGTTTGCGATGCAGAGCTCGAAGCGTCTCGCGCACCTGGGCGCGCTGGGAGCCGTCGCCGGAGGCGTGCTGGCTCTCCCGAAGGCGACGGAGATGGCCGCCCGCAAGCTCATCCGTACGACACTGGAGAACGCGCAGCTCGATCCCGCCGAGGTGAGCAGCGTGGTCACCCACGTGGCCGAGCAGATCACCGAGCAGATGGACCGCCGTGCCGAGGAGGTCGAGCGCTTCGTCTCCGACAGACCCGGCCCTGAGGCCGGGCTGTAG
- a CDS encoding DUF2993 domain-containing protein yields MRTPHRITTHPYTNPYEELAGLDDGPLDEFLHEDVRDEQTEQDEAAAQDDPWAPPNHRRNGRRRRRGRFAGLPLALKAVVALVVLAAFLTLGDRWALLYAERRAADTLKDRFDLAAAPEVEIGGFPFLTQLADERLDSVKVTVPDVAADRISLAQVTATARDVRLDTDGPTAVRGAEVPRLEGDVLLSFADLNRELGASQVTFTGQGRDRVAARGTLPVAGHDLRLRAEARILRDGDHGIATHIGGMRLDIGDLATYRPGARATDGLHLSRDSAARLARETSKAKALLSIPSVVRRLGVPDSVVREALRNESKLTDLTGTPRFLHQAMRLNLIDLALDHPALLKRLGFDPALLDALPRLTRPVLADQLSLGFRLPEPPSGQLRLRDVRVEEDGIRVRLEGAGLAVGRR; encoded by the coding sequence ATGCGTACCCCCCACCGCATAACCACGCATCCCTATACGAACCCCTACGAGGAGCTCGCCGGCCTGGACGACGGTCCGCTGGACGAGTTCCTCCACGAGGACGTACGGGACGAGCAGACCGAGCAGGACGAGGCGGCGGCCCAGGACGATCCCTGGGCCCCGCCCAACCACCGCCGCAACGGCCGGCGCCGCCGGCGAGGCCGCTTCGCGGGGCTTCCCCTCGCGCTGAAGGCGGTGGTCGCCCTCGTCGTCCTCGCCGCCTTCCTCACCCTCGGCGACCGCTGGGCCCTGCTGTACGCCGAGCGCAGAGCAGCGGACACCCTCAAGGACCGCTTCGACCTGGCCGCGGCGCCCGAGGTGGAGATCGGCGGCTTCCCCTTCCTCACCCAACTCGCCGACGAGCGGCTGGACTCGGTGAAGGTGACGGTCCCCGACGTGGCCGCCGACCGGATCTCGCTCGCGCAGGTGACGGCGACGGCACGGGACGTACGGCTGGACACCGACGGCCCGACGGCGGTGCGCGGCGCCGAAGTCCCGAGGCTGGAGGGCGACGTACTCCTCTCCTTCGCGGACCTCAACCGCGAACTCGGCGCCTCCCAGGTCACGTTCACGGGCCAGGGCCGTGACCGGGTCGCGGCGCGCGGCACCCTTCCGGTCGCCGGACACGACCTGCGCCTGCGCGCCGAGGCCCGCATCCTGCGCGACGGAGACCACGGCATCGCGACGCACATCGGCGGAATGCGCCTGGACATCGGGGACCTGGCCACGTACCGCCCCGGCGCCCGCGCCACGGACGGCCTGCACCTGAGCCGCGACTCGGCGGCCCGCCTCGCCCGCGAAACCAGCAAGGCGAAGGCGCTCCTGTCGATCCCGTCGGTCGTACGACGCCTGGGAGTGCCCGACTCGGTCGTCCGCGAGGCCCTGCGCAACGAGTCCAAGCTCACCGACCTGACCGGCACCCCGCGCTTCCTCCACCAGGCCATGCGCCTGAACCTCATCGACCTCGCCCTCGACCACCCCGCCCTGCTCAAGCGCCTGGGCTTCGACCCCGCCCTCCTCGACGCCCTGCCCCGCCTCACCCGCCCGGTCCTCGCCGACCAGCTCTCCCTGGGCTTCCGGCTGCCCGAGCCGCCGAGCGGGCAGCTGCGGCTGCGGGATGTGCGGGTGGAGGAGGACGGGATCAGGGTGCGGTTGGAGGGGGCGGGGCTGGCGGTCGGGCGCCGGTAA